The Bos mutus isolate GX-2022 chromosome 7, NWIPB_WYAK_1.1, whole genome shotgun sequence genome window below encodes:
- the FAM114A2 gene encoding protein FAM114A2 isoform X2 produces the protein MSNKDDLETAVITEATPIREDENCEPVKNFESVDQSAKLESKSEPVASTRKRPESKPSSDLETEVLPVQASQAAGKETVSKDVPQSGWGYWGSWGKSLLSSASATVATVGQGISNVIEKAETSLGIPSPSEISTEVQYATGETSAKENGNSSPMSGPFGVFSTISTAVQSTGKSVISGGLDALEFIGKKTMDVIAEGDPGFKRTKGLMNRTSTLSQVLREAKEKEELWTSNEVTMETDKKTHYGLLFDEFQGLSHLEALEMLSRESEIKVKSILNSLSGEELETLKLELEQLKEAFSLAELCEEEEEEKKGDEDFTKEITELFSQLHVSSKPEKLARARNTAYEWIRTSLAKPLKEKEEGEKQLEAENTEQINNKSIEDIHAFAIRSLAELTACSIELFHKTAALVLHGRKQEVTTIERSRALCQLRKRLTSLIH, from the exons ATGTCGAATAAAGATGATCTTGAGACTGCAGTGATAACTGAAGCAACTCCTATCCGTGAAGATGAGAACTGTGAGCCAGTCAAGAATTTTGAGTCAGTTGACCAGAGTGCCAAGTTGGAGAGTAAATCAGAACCTGTAGCTTCTACTCGGAAAAGACCAGAGTCCAAACCTTCCAGTGACCTTGAGACAGAAGTTCTCCCTGTTCAGGCATCACAGGCTGCAGGCAAA GAGACTGTTTCCAAAGATGTACCCCAGTCCGGATGGGGCTATTGGGGCAGTTGGGGCAAGTCCTTGCTGTCCTCAGCCTCAGCTACAGTAGCCACAGTAG GACAAGGTATTTCAAATGTCATTGAGAAGGCAGAGACTTCCCTTGGAATCCCTAGTCCTAGTGAAATTTCAACGGAAGTCCAGTATGCAACAG GAGAGACAAGTGCCAAAGAGAATGGAAACTCCTCTCCAATGAGTGGGCCGTTTGGGGTATTCTCGACCATCTCTACTGCTGTTCAGAGCACA GGAAAGAGTGTTATCAGTGGGGGTTTGGATGCCTTAGAATTCATTGGAAAAAAGACAATGGATGTAATAGCAGAGGGGGATCCTGGATTTAAAAGAACCAAGGGTCTGATGAACCGGACTTCTACGCTGTCTCAG GTTTTacgagaggcaaaggagaaagaagaactaTGGACTTCCAATGAGGTTACCATGGAAACAGACAAGAAAACTCATTATGGGCTACTCTTTGATGAATTTCAAGGCCTTTCACATCTAGAAGCTCTGGAGATGCTCTCTCGAGAAAGTGAAATAAAG GTGAAGTCTATTCTTAATTCTCTAAGTGGAGAAGAGTTAGAGACTCTGAAACTTGAATTGGAGCAACTCAAAGAAGCATTTTCCCTAGCAGAGCTctgtgaggaagaggaggaagagaagaaag GGGATGAAGACTTTACCAAAGAGATAACAGAGCTATTTTCCCAGCTGCATGTCTCCTCCAAACCAGAGAAACTTGCCAGG gcAAGAAATACAGCCTATGAGTGGATCAGGACATCTCTGGCCAAACCgttgaaagagaaggaagaaggagaaaaacagttGGAAGCAGAAAACACTGAACAGATCAATAACAAATCAATAGag GATATCCATGCATTTGCGATCCGAAGCCTAGCAGAACTGACTGCCTGCTCAATTGAACTTTTTCACAAAACAGCGGCTCTGGTTCTACATGGCCGGAAACAGGAAGTAACAACCATAGAAAGGAGCAGAGCCCTTTGCCA
- the MFAP3 gene encoding LOW QUALITY PROTEIN: microfibril-associated glycoprotein 3 (The sequence of the model RefSeq protein was modified relative to this genomic sequence to represent the inferred CDS: inserted 1 base in 1 codon), with the protein MKPLCCLSTLVVSVIVPAAFALEDVDFNQMIPLGTNHSSSNASFLPSFELSADSHSGDDVIIARXGTSVSIKCLLTVDHYEPVSWYNSKGQQLDDRDRGGKWLVSDNFLNITNVAFADRGLYTCHITSPTRASYSVTLRVIFTSGDMSVYYMVVCLIAFTITLILNVTRLCMMSSHLRKTEKAINEFFRTEGAEKLQKAFEIAKRIPIITSAKTLELAKVTQFKTMEFARYIEELARSVPLPPLILNCRAFVEEMFEAVRVDDPDEMGERIKERPALNAQDGIFVINPEMGRSNSPGGDSDDGSLSEQGQEIAVQVSVHPQSETKSIDTDSQDSSHFSPPDDTGSTESNSNYKDGSFESCQL; encoded by the exons aTGAAGccactttgttgtttatccactttAGTGGTGAGTGTTATTGTGCCAGCTGCTTTTGCTTTGGAAGATGTAGACTTCAACCAGATGATCCCACTGGGAACAAATCACAGTTCTTCCAAtgcatcatttcttccaagttttgaACTCTCAGCAGATTCCCACTCAGGTGATGACGTCATCATAGCCA GAGGAACTAGTGTTTCAATCAAGTGTCTTCTCACAGTCGACCACTATGAACCGGTCTCTTGGTACAACTCAAAAGGACAGCAGCTGGATGACAGAGACAGAG GTGGAAAATGGTTGGTTTCTGATAACTTCCTGAATATCACCAACGTAGCCTTTGCTGACCGTGGGCTCTATACATGTCATATCACCTCTCCAACCCGTGCCTCCTACTCGGTCACCCTGCGTGTTATCTTCACCTCAGGAGACATGAGTGTCTACTACATGGTTGTTTGCCTGATTGCCTTTACAATCACTCTCATCTTGAATGTTACACGGCTGTGCATGATGAGCAGCCATCTTCGTAAAACTGAGAAAGCCATCAATGAATTCTTCCGAACTGAAGGGGCAGAGAAACTCCAGAAGGCCTTTGAGATTGCAAAACGCATCCCCATCATCACCTCGGCCAAGACTCTGGAACTTGCCAAAGTCACGCAATTTAAAACCATGGAGTTTGCTCGTTATATTGAAGAACTGGCAAGAAGCGTCCCTCTGCCACCCCTTATTCTAAACTGCCGGGCCTTTGTAGAGGAGATGTTTGAGGCTGTGCGAGTGGATGACCCTGATGAGATGGGAGAGAGAATTAAAGAGAGACCTGCCTTGAATGCGCAAGATGGCATCTTTGTCATTAACCCAGAGATGGGCCGGAGTAATTCACCAGGAGGAGATTCAGATGATGGTTCCCTGAGTGAACAAGGCCAGGAGATAGCAGTTCAAGTTTCTGTCCACCCTCAGTCAGAGACGAAAAGTATTGATACTGATTCTCAGGACAGCAGTCATTTCAGCCCACCTGATGATACAGGATCTACTGAATCGAACTCTAACTACAAAGATGGGTCATTTGAAAGCTGCCAACTGTGA